One genomic region from Aerosakkonema funiforme FACHB-1375 encodes:
- a CDS encoding DUF3611 family protein, translated as MPDRSESQSVPSALRQIALYFRLTGWISFWSQLVLAVVSSVVLLLFGVFSRSPGGSAGNPGTGFGIFFALCGLAILGGSIYWTFRYTRIARQLESPYADTRPRKSDTIQLLRMGLMVNLAGMLSTLLGAYAIVGTLAARSISQPQTGILTDTTRLISSLDMFAVQANINTIAGHFVGIVATLWLLNRINRT; from the coding sequence ATGCCAGATAGATCGGAGTCACAATCAGTTCCCTCAGCACTCAGGCAAATAGCCCTTTATTTTCGCCTCACGGGCTGGATTAGCTTTTGGTCACAATTAGTACTGGCCGTTGTTTCTAGCGTAGTTTTGTTGCTCTTTGGTGTCTTCAGTCGGAGTCCTGGAGGTAGCGCCGGGAATCCCGGCACTGGTTTTGGCATCTTTTTTGCCCTTTGCGGGCTGGCTATCCTGGGGGGGAGCATTTACTGGACATTCCGTTACACCCGCATCGCCAGACAACTAGAATCGCCCTACGCCGATACGCGCCCGCGCAAATCGGATACAATTCAACTCCTGCGGATGGGATTAATGGTGAATTTGGCAGGGATGCTATCAACTCTTTTAGGGGCGTATGCAATTGTCGGCACTTTGGCAGCACGATCGATATCCCAACCGCAAACAGGAATACTAACCGATACCACTCGTCTGATCAGCTCTCTGGATATGTTCGCTGTACAGGCAAATATCAATACTATTGCTGGCCACTTTGTCGGAATTGTGGCCACACTCTGGTTGCTAAATCGCATTAATCGCACTTAG
- the serS gene encoding serine--tRNA ligase, with translation MLDLKQIRENPQLVQERLNSRGVGEYDIQPILQLDRQVREIEKERSQLEARSNEIAKSIPKKIKEGGDPNGPEIQALRDEGNQIKVTLSDRSPQEKDLKAQIETLLLALPNLPSESTPVGKSEADNLEVRRWGDEYIPQNPNILPHWEIGEKLGILNIDRAVKIAQSRFVNLIGAGAALERALISFMLDKQTQAGYVEVIPPLLINSQSLTATGQLPKFAEESFKCQADDLWLLPTAEVPVTNLYRDEILDASQLPIYHCAYTPCFRREAGAYGKDTRGLIRLHQFNKVELVKFVHPETSEAEHESLVGNAEAILQALQLPYRVIELCTADLGFSSRKTYDLEVWLPSAGKYREISSCSNFGDFQARRGSIRFKEAGKKGTQFVHTLNGSGLAVGRTMAAVLENYQQPDGTVKVPEVLRSYLRLEVLTGGAT, from the coding sequence GTGCTAGACCTCAAACAGATACGGGAAAATCCACAATTAGTTCAAGAACGCCTCAACAGTCGCGGCGTCGGTGAATACGACATTCAGCCGATTTTGCAGTTAGATCGGCAAGTGCGAGAAATCGAGAAAGAGCGATCGCAGCTGGAAGCCCGCAGCAACGAAATCGCCAAATCGATCCCCAAAAAAATTAAAGAAGGTGGCGATCCCAATGGCCCAGAAATTCAAGCCTTGCGAGATGAAGGGAACCAAATCAAAGTTACTTTAAGCGATCGATCTCCCCAAGAAAAAGACCTCAAAGCTCAGATCGAAACCTTACTGCTAGCGCTGCCCAACTTGCCCAGCGAATCCACCCCTGTTGGAAAAAGCGAAGCAGACAACCTAGAAGTGCGCCGCTGGGGCGACGAGTACATCCCCCAAAACCCCAATATCCTGCCCCACTGGGAAATCGGCGAAAAATTGGGTATCCTCAACATCGATCGCGCCGTCAAAATCGCTCAAAGCCGTTTTGTCAACTTGATCGGCGCAGGTGCAGCTCTGGAACGGGCCCTGATTAGCTTTATGCTTGACAAACAGACTCAAGCAGGCTATGTGGAAGTAATTCCCCCACTTTTAATCAACAGCCAATCTCTTACCGCCACCGGTCAGTTGCCTAAATTTGCCGAAGAAAGCTTTAAGTGCCAAGCTGACGATTTGTGGCTGCTTCCCACCGCAGAAGTCCCCGTCACCAATCTCTACCGCGACGAAATCCTAGATGCCTCCCAACTCCCCATCTACCATTGCGCCTACACCCCCTGCTTTCGGCGAGAAGCAGGTGCATACGGTAAAGACACGCGGGGGTTAATCCGACTGCATCAATTTAACAAAGTCGAACTCGTTAAATTTGTTCATCCCGAAACTTCCGAGGCAGAACATGAATCCCTCGTTGGCAATGCCGAAGCGATTTTACAAGCCCTACAACTGCCTTATCGGGTAATCGAACTTTGTACCGCCGATTTGGGCTTTTCCTCCCGGAAAACCTACGATTTGGAAGTCTGGTTGCCTTCGGCAGGCAAATATCGGGAAATATCCAGCTGCTCGAATTTTGGAGACTTTCAGGCGCGGCGCGGTAGCATCCGCTTCAAAGAAGCCGGGAAGAAAGGAACCCAGTTCGTGCATACTCTCAACGGTTCTGGACTGGCAGTAGGTCGCACAATGGCCGCAGTTCTGGAGAACTATCAACAACCGGACGGCACAGTCAAAGTTCCGGAAGTGCTGCGATCGTATCTGCGGCTAGAGGTGCTTACTGGAGGGGCAACGTAG
- the def gene encoding peptide deformylase, whose protein sequence is MTSEVLVEKKKLENPPLEIRVLGDRALRQPAKRIAKVDSEIRDLVREMLQTMYSADGIGLAAPQVAVQKQLIVVDCEPDNPANQPLVLINPTIKALTRDLCVAQEGCLSIPKVYLDVKRPEAIEVAYKDEYGRPRTLKATGLLSRAIQHEMDHLNGVLFVDRVENSLALTQELNKYGFSTQAVKPVG, encoded by the coding sequence ATGACCTCTGAGGTTTTAGTCGAAAAGAAAAAGTTGGAAAACCCGCCGCTCGAAATTCGGGTCTTGGGCGATCGCGCCTTGCGTCAACCAGCAAAGCGTATCGCTAAAGTAGACTCAGAAATCCGAGATCTCGTGCGAGAAATGCTACAAACTATGTACAGCGCCGATGGGATCGGTCTGGCTGCACCGCAGGTGGCTGTACAAAAACAACTGATTGTGGTAGACTGCGAGCCAGATAACCCGGCCAATCAGCCTCTGGTTTTAATCAATCCCACGATTAAAGCATTGACCCGCGACTTGTGTGTAGCTCAGGAAGGTTGTTTGAGCATTCCAAAAGTTTACCTGGACGTCAAACGTCCAGAAGCTATTGAAGTTGCTTACAAAGACGAGTACGGTCGCCCTCGAACGCTGAAAGCAACAGGCTTGCTCAGTCGTGCCATTCAGCACGAAATGGATCACCTCAACGGAGTACTCTTTGTAGACCGGGTAGAAAATAGTTTGGCGCTTACTCAAGAGTTAAACAAGTACGGATTCTCGACCCAGGCTGTCAAACCAGTTGGATAA
- the rseP gene encoding RIP metalloprotease RseP: MSVLATIAVLAVLILVHELGHFMAARFQGIHANRFSLGFGPILWKYQGPETEYAIRAFPLGGFVGFPDDEPDSKYPPDDPNLLSNRPVLDRAIVISAGVIANLIFAYLVLVAQFGVIGMPEASQPGVLVPQLVAEVTQVTGEAESAGIKPGDVIWVNGKRFGFSINENNSQAELIATTSGEPIQLKVNRNNEQVDFSLTPKLGADGKGHLGIQLAPSVAAVAGIQPGDVILAANGKQFGRSLKEEAVLKQLIRSSAGQPIQFTIQRGSSKLSLTATPIQGTDGEARIGIALAPNGPKDKPVVYRRPHDIFEVFSLAAEEFQHIATLTVQGFGQLIGNFQETASQVAGPVKIVEIGANIAKSDITQLFRFAALISINLAVINILPLPALDGGQLAFLFIEAVRGKPLPSKIQDGVMQTGLMLLLGLGIFLIVRDTANLEGVQNLFR, from the coding sequence ATGTCAGTTTTGGCGACGATCGCAGTCTTGGCGGTTCTAATTTTGGTTCACGAGCTCGGTCATTTTATGGCCGCTCGTTTTCAGGGAATCCACGCCAATCGCTTCTCGCTCGGATTTGGCCCTATTCTGTGGAAGTATCAAGGCCCAGAAACCGAGTACGCCATTCGTGCTTTTCCCTTGGGTGGATTTGTCGGCTTTCCCGATGATGAGCCCGATAGCAAGTATCCCCCCGATGACCCGAATCTGCTCAGCAATCGCCCCGTCCTGGATCGGGCGATCGTGATTAGCGCAGGCGTAATCGCCAACCTGATCTTTGCCTACTTAGTGCTAGTAGCGCAATTTGGGGTAATCGGAATGCCCGAAGCCTCCCAGCCAGGAGTTTTGGTTCCCCAGCTTGTCGCAGAAGTTACTCAAGTGACTGGTGAAGCTGAATCGGCAGGCATCAAACCTGGTGATGTAATTTGGGTCAACGGTAAAAGATTTGGATTCTCAATTAACGAGAACAACTCCCAGGCGGAACTTATCGCCACTACTTCAGGCGAACCAATTCAACTGAAAGTTAATCGTAACAACGAACAAGTTGACTTTTCTCTGACTCCCAAGTTAGGTGCAGATGGCAAAGGGCATTTGGGTATCCAGCTTGCTCCCAGCGTGGCAGCAGTAGCGGGAATCCAGCCAGGTGACGTTATCTTGGCCGCTAACGGCAAACAGTTCGGTCGTTCCCTCAAAGAAGAAGCTGTTCTTAAGCAATTAATTAGAAGTAGTGCAGGTCAGCCAATTCAATTTACTATTCAGCGTGGCTCCAGCAAATTGTCTCTGACCGCTACTCCCATCCAGGGAACAGATGGCGAAGCTCGCATCGGGATTGCCCTTGCCCCTAATGGGCCAAAGGATAAGCCGGTTGTTTATCGTCGCCCGCACGACATTTTTGAGGTTTTCAGTCTTGCTGCTGAAGAATTTCAGCACATCGCTACTTTGACCGTTCAAGGCTTTGGGCAGTTGATCGGTAACTTTCAAGAAACAGCTTCCCAAGTAGCTGGCCCGGTGAAGATTGTCGAAATTGGTGCAAATATTGCTAAATCGGACATCACCCAATTGTTTCGATTTGCTGCACTGATTAGCATCAACCTTGCCGTTATCAACATCTTGCCCTTACCTGCTTTAGATGGCGGTCAATTGGCTTTTCTGTTTATCGAAGCTGTTCGAGGTAAACCATTGCCCAGTAAAATTCAGGACGGCGTAATGCAAACAGGCTTGATGTTACTTTTGGGCTTGGGAATTTTTCTGATTGTCCGCGATACCGCTAACTTGGAAGGGGTGCAAAATTTGTTTCGGTGA
- a CDS encoding Calx-beta domain-containing protein, which produces MANITGTIDSEFLAGTLAPDFILALAGNDTVLGQAGNDTIYGNEGQDSLRGDDNEDYLQGDQDNDIIYGNLGNDTGVGGLGNDTIFGNEGMDLLNGNDGNDVVNGNEGDDTLFGEDGQDYLRGGADNDRLFGNLGNDTLYGDLGNDSIQGNENDDLINGNEGQDVLNGNEGNDTVRGGMDNDTVRGGMDNDKLYGDEGNDTVYGDQGNDSVFGGDGTDLLYGNEGNDAINGNEGNDTAFGGQGNDTIRGGMNNDSLLGDEGNDTLYGDLGDDSLYGGGGNDLLYGDQGLESDFGGDGNDVIFGNEGLDTIYGLGGNDQLFGNEDDDVLNGNEGQDSIFGGMGDDVVRGGIGNDSLFGDRGRDTLFGDQGADTLTGDSGGETNTDVFVIGRGTGGSTKTDADLITDFQLCIDLISLSGGVSYGDLNIFQGTGGDVANTIIQDKTTGEFLAVLQNVDSNSIDGAAFTPRGPERVSITATNPTTIESTPTTAPGLFTVSVPCDTDEDLKVNYVISGIAINGTDYQTLSGSVIIPAGASSATIPVVAIDDTLVESNETVIASLTAGTGYDVAASPKNTATVTILDNDALTQTTVNIFASDPLASDATPADPGQFTIARTGDLTQPLTVNYTLSPLSTATKDTDYKSTPTLSTSITIPAGSDRAIIDINPISDSAIEGNETIALFLGGGANYTVGPANSATVIITDPPAAAKPTVFVTAPNPTASEAGGKPGTFQFARTGGDINQSVTINYVITGTATPNTDYSSTVSGNSITIAAGKTVSDLISITATADAISEPTETVTVTISEDTGYFVGSQDMATINILDNNLLNVPVPAPNRVLRFAQSGGNAIGNHATITEAVNAAGNNEIIFVLPGTYNEPGTIVINKPLTIRGPNAGLSPSTGLAGAPAIVRAPAGARVIDIASGVNNVTIEGLRIDIQGENAILDNDASNNIIIRQNEFTGTGPATGGVMRFDYQGASGSSLTVQDNLIRDLAFNAGSSTSGIQAFRVDTLRITDNTIASVPGPGIAADAITNAASVINNNTVSNTGQQGIQLAGGSATIANNDITNTNTTSGADRGGIRLRDSGLTTTKLGTVNVSSNTITNSFNGIAIADGTNITGAVKINFNNIIGNSNAALYHGGTGALNAENNWWDSANGPTIGGTGRSAINGSGGTAANVDFNPFATQPF; this is translated from the coding sequence ATGGCAAATATCACCGGAACAATAGATAGTGAATTTCTTGCTGGCACACTAGCACCAGACTTTATTCTTGCCCTAGCAGGTAACGACACAGTTCTAGGCCAAGCAGGCAACGATACCATTTACGGAAACGAAGGCCAAGATAGCTTGCGAGGCGATGACAACGAGGACTACTTGCAGGGCGACCAAGACAACGACATCATCTATGGCAACCTTGGCAATGACACAGGTGTTGGTGGCCTTGGCAACGATACCATCTTTGGCAATGAGGGTATGGACCTTCTCAACGGCAATGACGGTAATGACGTTGTGAATGGCAACGAAGGTGACGATACCTTGTTTGGCGAAGATGGCCAAGACTATCTCCGGGGCGGTGCAGACAACGATCGCTTATTCGGCAACCTGGGCAACGATACCCTATACGGCGATTTGGGCAACGACTCGATTCAGGGCAACGAAAATGATGACCTAATTAACGGCAACGAAGGGCAAGATGTTCTCAACGGTAACGAAGGCAACGATACCGTCCGGGGTGGTATGGATAACGATACCGTTCGGGGCGGTATGGACAATGACAAATTGTACGGTGACGAAGGGAATGACACCGTTTATGGCGACCAGGGTAACGACTCCGTATTTGGCGGCGACGGAACAGACCTTTTATATGGTAATGAAGGTAACGATGCCATCAATGGCAACGAGGGCAACGATACTGCCTTTGGAGGACAAGGCAATGACACCATACGGGGAGGCATGAACAATGACTCCCTTCTCGGTGACGAAGGGAATGACACCCTCTATGGCGATTTGGGAGACGACAGCCTCTATGGCGGTGGCGGCAACGATTTACTTTACGGCGACCAAGGATTGGAGTCTGATTTTGGCGGGGATGGTAACGATGTTATTTTCGGTAACGAAGGCTTAGATACGATTTACGGTTTAGGCGGTAACGACCAGTTGTTCGGCAACGAGGACGATGACGTACTCAACGGCAACGAAGGTCAGGACAGCATTTTCGGAGGTATGGGCGATGACGTAGTACGGGGAGGCATCGGCAATGACTCCCTCTTTGGCGATCGCGGACGAGACACCTTATTCGGCGACCAGGGTGCAGATACCCTCACAGGCGATAGTGGCGGTGAAACTAACACTGATGTCTTCGTCATCGGTCGCGGTACCGGTGGTTCTACCAAAACTGATGCCGACTTGATTACCGACTTTCAACTTTGTATAGATTTAATTTCACTAAGTGGTGGTGTCAGTTATGGCGATTTAAATATCTTTCAAGGTACGGGAGGCGATGTCGCCAACACCATTATTCAGGACAAGACCACCGGCGAGTTTTTGGCAGTCTTGCAGAATGTCGATAGCAATTCGATAGATGGTGCTGCTTTCACTCCAAGAGGGCCTGAAAGGGTCAGTATTACAGCCACCAATCCCACGACGATCGAATCCACACCAACTACAGCACCAGGTTTGTTTACCGTTTCCGTCCCTTGCGATACCGATGAAGACCTCAAGGTAAATTACGTCATTTCCGGTATAGCTATCAACGGTACAGACTACCAAACCCTTAGCGGTAGCGTGATTATTCCAGCTGGTGCTAGCAGCGCGACAATTCCGGTTGTAGCTATTGACGATACACTTGTCGAATCGAATGAAACGGTAATAGCTAGTTTGACTGCCGGTACGGGTTACGATGTGGCAGCTTCCCCCAAAAACACGGCTACTGTCACAATTTTGGATAACGATGCGTTAACTCAAACCACGGTCAATATTTTTGCCAGCGACCCACTTGCATCTGATGCCACTCCCGCCGATCCAGGCCAGTTTACGATCGCCCGCACAGGAGACCTGACCCAACCGCTTACCGTCAATTACACTCTCTCGCCTTTAAGCACTGCTACTAAAGATACCGACTATAAGTCTACGCCAACGCTGAGCACCAGCATTACTATTCCAGCAGGTTCCGATCGCGCAATCATCGATATCAACCCGATCTCCGATAGCGCGATCGAAGGCAATGAAACGATCGCCTTGTTTTTAGGCGGCGGTGCCAATTACACGGTGGGGCCTGCTAACAGTGCCACCGTAATCATTACCGATCCGCCAGCAGCAGCAAAACCGACCGTCTTCGTTACCGCACCCAATCCTACTGCTTCAGAGGCTGGTGGGAAGCCCGGTACGTTTCAGTTTGCACGTACTGGAGGCGATATCAACCAGTCAGTTACAATCAATTACGTTATCACAGGTACAGCTACACCCAACACTGACTATTCCTCGACTGTTAGTGGTAACAGTATCACTATCGCTGCCGGTAAAACTGTCTCCGATCTAATTAGCATCACAGCCACAGCGGACGCCATTAGTGAACCGACTGAAACAGTGACTGTGACCATATCTGAAGATACGGGTTATTTTGTAGGTTCCCAGGATATGGCTACAATCAATATTCTGGATAATAACCTATTAAATGTACCCGTACCCGCTCCCAATCGGGTACTCCGTTTTGCACAGTCGGGTGGCAACGCGATTGGCAATCATGCCACCATCACGGAAGCGGTCAATGCAGCCGGTAATAATGAGATCATTTTCGTGCTACCCGGTACTTATAACGAACCAGGCACCATTGTTATCAACAAGCCATTAACAATTCGCGGGCCTAATGCCGGTTTGAGCCCCTCCACTGGTTTGGCAGGTGCCCCTGCTATTGTTAGGGCACCCGCAGGTGCGCGAGTTATTGACATTGCCTCTGGTGTCAATAACGTTACAATTGAGGGTCTGAGAATCGATATCCAAGGAGAAAATGCCATCCTGGATAACGATGCCAGTAATAACATCATCATTCGTCAAAATGAGTTTACCGGAACCGGGCCAGCAACGGGTGGTGTAATGCGCTTCGATTATCAAGGTGCATCCGGTTCCTCTTTAACTGTGCAAGACAACTTAATTCGCGACCTTGCATTCAATGCAGGCAGTAGCACCAGCGGTATTCAGGCATTCCGGGTTGACACGTTGAGGATTACGGATAACACCATTGCCAGCGTACCCGGGCCGGGAATCGCCGCCGATGCAATTACCAACGCTGCGAGTGTAATTAATAACAATACCGTCAGCAACACCGGGCAACAGGGCATCCAGCTGGCAGGTGGTAGCGCGACGATCGCAAACAACGATATCACCAATACAAACACCACAAGCGGTGCGGATAGGGGCGGTATCCGATTGCGGGATTCCGGTCTGACAACTACAAAATTGGGAACGGTAAATGTCAGCAGCAACACGATCACGAACTCGTTCAATGGTATAGCGATCGCAGATGGCACAAATATTACAGGTGCAGTCAAGATCAATTTCAACAACATCATCGGTAACTCGAATGCCGCACTGTACCACGGCGGGACTGGTGCTTTGAATGCAGAAAATAACTGGTGGGATTCTGCAAATGGCCCGACAATCGGCGGCACCGGACGGAGTGCGATCAACGGTTCCGGCGGTACAGCTGCCAACGTAGACTTCAACCCATTTGCTACCCAACCGTTCTAA
- a CDS encoding DUF3598 family protein: MKSQWECLLQNLGEWQGSFTRFSPQGELWEDTPTVVSLEGLNDDRTIRQTIRRFLPSQEVKEQVLEYSSLGRSTLFFDNGAFSQGSIQLAPFSEFGAELGLIDDSSRRLRLVQMFDKQGHLDKLTLIREKLAGTDDWQKGHSTTLIELLGEWQGEAVTIYPDWRSPDKYTTKLQLYLDDDGKLVQELTFGNQVISSTASINGSILLFERSSQPVQVLLLPDGASSTCPQQVKVGQPFFLEVGWLFESDRRQRLIRSYSHKGEWVSLTLVREFKVAVAN, translated from the coding sequence ATGAAATCGCAGTGGGAATGTTTACTGCAAAACTTGGGCGAGTGGCAGGGTTCTTTTACCCGTTTCTCGCCCCAGGGAGAATTGTGGGAAGATACTCCTACTGTAGTTTCCCTAGAAGGACTGAATGACGATCGGACTATTCGTCAGACTATTCGGCGTTTCTTGCCCTCTCAAGAAGTTAAGGAACAAGTTCTGGAATACAGTTCTCTGGGACGAAGCACTCTCTTTTTCGACAACGGTGCTTTTTCTCAAGGATCGATTCAGCTGGCTCCATTTTCGGAGTTTGGGGCAGAATTAGGGCTGATAGATGATTCTAGCAGACGTTTGCGCCTTGTACAGATGTTTGACAAGCAAGGTCATCTCGATAAATTGACTTTAATCCGAGAAAAACTTGCCGGTACGGATGACTGGCAAAAGGGCCATTCGACAACATTAATCGAATTACTGGGGGAATGGCAGGGAGAAGCCGTAACGATTTATCCAGACTGGCGTTCGCCGGATAAATATACCACTAAACTGCAACTTTATCTAGATGATGATGGTAAGTTAGTTCAAGAGCTAACCTTTGGTAATCAGGTAATTTCATCTACTGCGAGTATTAATGGTTCTATTCTTCTGTTTGAGCGCAGTTCTCAACCCGTGCAAGTTTTGCTGTTACCCGATGGTGCTTCTTCTACTTGCCCCCAACAAGTTAAAGTCGGTCAACCTTTTTTTCTGGAAGTAGGTTGGTTGTTTGAGTCCGATCGCCGTCAGCGATTGATTCGCAGTTACAGTCATAAGGGAGAATGGGTTAGTCTTACATTGGTCAGAGAATTTAAAGTTGCAGTTGCAAACTAA
- a CDS encoding PadR family transcriptional regulator, giving the protein MKFEDIYQFFDNPPPIYLSKELAVCYVLSVLVRGESYGTELIQLIESEYPAYRLSDTVLYSALKFLEEEQAISGYWKKVEGRGRPRRMYRIRADWRDRSQDLARLWHEYATKTNHFHPEESGQREPVREGG; this is encoded by the coding sequence ATGAAATTTGAAGATATTTACCAATTCTTTGACAATCCTCCTCCCATCTACCTGAGTAAGGAGTTAGCCGTTTGCTACGTCCTCTCTGTTTTAGTGCGGGGTGAGTCCTATGGAACGGAACTAATCCAGCTTATAGAGAGTGAATATCCCGCTTATCGGCTTTCCGATACTGTCCTGTACAGCGCTCTCAAATTCTTGGAGGAAGAACAAGCAATTTCTGGTTACTGGAAAAAAGTAGAAGGGCGCGGGCGTCCCAGGCGGATGTATCGTATCCGTGCTGATTGGCGGGATCGTTCCCAGGATTTGGCTCGTCTTTGGCATGAGTATGCGACTAAAACCAACCACTTTCATCCAGAAGAATCCGGCCAGCGCGAACCGGTTCGAGAAGGTGGCTAG
- the aat gene encoding leucyl/phenylalanyl-tRNA--protein transferase, which yields MQIEIDRIIEGYAQGYFLMADEEGKNLGWYYSRKRALIPLDERFRYPKSLQRVLNQERFSVAINRDFAGVLAGCANRETTWISSELQEIYLALYRSGWAYSFETWCRDELAGGILGIVIGGAFIGESMFYRIPEGSKVAMVKLVERLISRHFVLFDAQMTNPHLERFGAYTIADKEYQILLEQALSRRCSLY from the coding sequence ATGCAGATTGAGATCGATCGCATTATCGAAGGGTATGCCCAAGGTTATTTTTTAATGGCTGATGAAGAGGGTAAGAACTTGGGATGGTACTACAGTCGCAAGCGGGCTTTAATTCCCTTGGACGAGCGGTTTCGCTATCCCAAATCCTTGCAGCGCGTCCTCAACCAAGAACGCTTCTCTGTCGCTATTAATCGCGATTTTGCAGGAGTGCTTGCTGGGTGCGCCAACCGAGAAACCACCTGGATTTCCTCAGAACTGCAAGAAATATACTTGGCGCTGTATCGATCTGGTTGGGCTTACAGTTTTGAAACCTGGTGCAGAGATGAACTAGCCGGTGGAATCTTAGGTATTGTAATTGGGGGAGCATTTATTGGGGAATCGATGTTTTACCGGATTCCAGAAGGATCGAAAGTAGCAATGGTAAAATTGGTAGAACGATTGATATCCCGTCACTTCGTCTTATTTGATGCCCAAATGACCAACCCCCATTTGGAGCGATTTGGAGCTTATACGATCGCAGATAAAGAGTATCAAATCTTGCTGGAACAAGCTTTGAGTCGTCGCTGTTCTCTATATTAG
- the nth gene encoding endonuclease III, giving the protein MSITRKWAAKQQRALEILIRLQRLYPDATCTLNYETPVQLLVATILSAQCTDERVNKVTPALFARFPDAPAIASADIQDLESLVRSTGFYRNKAKNIQGACRAIVEKFGGKVPKRMEELLELPGVARKTANVVLAHAYGIHQGVTVDTHVKRLSYRLGLTEETDPIRVERDLIRLLPQPDWENWSIRLIYHGRSICMARNPNCSSCALADLCPSASEPQRHS; this is encoded by the coding sequence GTGAGCATTACTCGCAAATGGGCTGCTAAACAGCAACGTGCTTTAGAAATTTTGATTCGTCTTCAGCGTCTCTATCCAGATGCGACTTGTACGCTCAATTATGAGACGCCCGTACAACTGCTGGTGGCGACGATTCTATCGGCTCAATGTACGGATGAGCGGGTAAATAAGGTGACACCCGCTTTGTTTGCCCGCTTTCCGGATGCGCCAGCTATAGCCAGTGCGGATATCCAAGATCTGGAGAGTTTGGTGCGTTCCACGGGATTTTACCGCAATAAGGCTAAAAATATTCAAGGTGCCTGTAGAGCGATCGTCGAAAAATTTGGCGGCAAGGTGCCAAAACGAATGGAAGAATTGCTGGAATTACCGGGAGTTGCCCGGAAAACGGCTAATGTAGTTTTGGCTCACGCTTATGGTATACATCAAGGCGTTACTGTAGACACCCACGTCAAGCGCCTCAGCTACCGATTGGGTTTGACAGAAGAAACAGATCCCATCCGTGTGGAGCGAGATTTAATCCGACTCTTACCTCAGCCTGATTGGGAAAATTGGTCAATTCGGTTAATTTACCACGGTCGGTCTATTTGTATGGCCAGGAATCCTAACTGTTCTTCTTGCGCTCTTGCCGACCTCTGTCCCTCTGCTTCTGAGCCCCAACGGCATTCTTAA
- a CDS encoding cofactor assembly of complex C subunit B → MIATILSSTLLLTLLLSIGLFFFIRASVKDRTEVVRLISGQPQESLFPEVEQYFAERSYRVAGLDAAQNQVTFEGFVRPSWFLAIFLSFLAAVGILCLTLVLSILFPQVGMGFLGLEILSPIAGIFYWQKAGRPEQVSLQFEDVGKEGTQEMQSAIVVKAHRDELSALQQALCLQQERSQ, encoded by the coding sequence ATGATCGCGACAATTCTTTCTTCGACTTTGCTGCTGACGCTGTTGCTGTCGATCGGCTTGTTCTTCTTTATCAGAGCTTCTGTTAAAGATAGAACGGAAGTTGTCAGGCTGATTTCCGGACAACCACAAGAATCGCTTTTCCCTGAAGTGGAGCAGTATTTTGCCGAGCGCTCGTATCGGGTGGCCGGGTTGGATGCGGCTCAAAATCAGGTGACCTTCGAGGGATTTGTGCGCCCCAGCTGGTTTCTAGCAATTTTCTTGAGTTTTTTAGCGGCAGTAGGAATTCTATGTCTGACGCTGGTTTTATCGATATTGTTTCCCCAAGTCGGGATGGGATTTCTGGGACTGGAAATCTTGTCGCCGATTGCAGGGATTTTTTACTGGCAAAAAGCTGGACGCCCAGAGCAGGTGTCCCTTCAGTTTGAAGATGTCGGTAAAGAAGGTACTCAGGAGATGCAAAGTGCGATCGTCGTTAAGGCGCATCGGGACGAGCTCTCAGCATTGCAACAGGCACTGTGCTTGCAACAAGAGCGATCGCAATAG
- the rpsN gene encoding 30S ribosomal protein S14, translating into MAKKSMIEREKKRKKLAEKYAAKREALEDAFAQAATQQQKLEIHRQIQQLPRNSAPTRQRNRCWVTGRPRGTYRDFGLSRNVMREWAHTGLLPGVVKSSW; encoded by the coding sequence ATGGCTAAAAAAAGCATGATCGAGCGCGAGAAGAAGCGCAAAAAACTGGCCGAGAAGTACGCTGCCAAACGCGAAGCTTTAGAAGATGCGTTCGCACAAGCAGCTACCCAGCAGCAAAAGCTGGAAATCCACCGCCAAATACAACAACTGCCGCGCAACAGTGCCCCCACTCGCCAGCGCAACCGTTGCTGGGTAACAGGTCGCCCCAGAGGTACTTATCGGGATTTTGGTCTATCTCGCAACGTGATGCGGGAATGGGCACACACAGGTTTGCTACCCGGTGTGGTGAAGTCAAGCTGGTAG